The following proteins are encoded in a genomic region of Candidatus Thermoplasmatota archaeon:
- a CDS encoding CopG family ribbon-helix-helix protein: protein MVVFSISMGSKELKDFDETWKALGYGSRSDAVRDAVHKFATQNKWTRITSESEHFLISIVYESKKKHHVHDVMHDFADVVHSSMHTHFNDTCVEQLVLRGDTRRVQDMLGHLASINEVRVCNCIV, encoded by the coding sequence ATGGTTGTGTTCAGCATCTCAATGGGTTCGAAGGAGCTGAAGGATTTCGATGAGACGTGGAAGGCGTTGGGCTATGGTAGTCGATCAGATGCTGTCAGGGATGCTGTTCACAAGTTCGCGACGCAAAACAAGTGGACTAGGATTACCAGTGAATCCGAGCATTTCTTGATATCGATAGTATATGAGAGCAAGAAAAAGCATCACGTGCATGACGTGATGCACGACTTTGCGGATGTGGTACACAGCTCGATGCACACTCACTTCAATGACACCTGCGTTGAGCAGCTTGTTCTGCGAGGAGACACGAGAAGGGTGCAGGATATGCTCGGTCATCTGGCTTCCATCAACGAAGTTCGAGTCTGCAATTGCATAGTCTGA